In a single window of the Leptolyngbya ohadii IS1 genome:
- a CDS encoding response regulator has translation MKVLLVEDDSLAAAVLSEVIAAQQYVVDVVNDGEAGFQLATSWEYDLILLDLLIPKLDGISLCRQLRANGFQKPILLLTAKDSSTDVVKGLDAGADDYVTKPYHPSMLLARMRALLRRGQTDLSPTFLTWEHLCVNPVSAEVTYRGQLLPLSPKEYALLGLFLRHPHRVFSRNNIIDRLWSIDASPGEATVTNLVKDLRRKLKAAGMQTELLDTIYGMGYRLRMPLEQHNAASNQTQQVQTRQVEHERKGTKESKSKLNHQKDLKAIAKVLDKYQNTFRERVAALEQVRAAIQTGSLALAQQQSLAQEAHRLAGTLGSFGYERGSHVAKSLEKLLEQYPLALVQVSQINSLISELTQELAKPATSLSDYLKEETASHRLPPAPRLPVVLVIGTDIAFVEQLRRDASNWNLKVQTVMDTAVIRQVIQHQIKQETPQAIVLHLQESLEAGLYLIKTLTAQFPTVPILVITEQDRLGNRVILSRLGIKRFLHKPIATAEVFQAIEQVLTNSQATDAIVMVLDDDPLLLDTVFDLLQPWGMQVTTLQEPEQFWTVLTATQPDLLVLDVEMPTFNGIDLCRVVRQDPQWGNLPILVVTAHTDIASIHQVFAAGADDFIGKPVAGPELVTRVISRIDRSRLQQELETMKRSVT, from the coding sequence GTGAAGGTTTTACTGGTAGAAGACGATTCATTAGCAGCGGCAGTCCTTTCGGAAGTCATTGCCGCACAGCAATATGTGGTTGACGTGGTAAATGATGGCGAAGCGGGGTTTCAGCTTGCGACTTCCTGGGAATATGACCTGATTCTGCTGGATTTGCTGATTCCCAAGCTAGACGGCATCAGTCTTTGTCGCCAGCTTCGAGCAAATGGATTTCAAAAGCCCATTCTTTTACTGACCGCTAAAGACTCCAGTACCGATGTCGTGAAAGGGCTAGATGCGGGAGCAGATGACTATGTCACCAAACCCTACCACCCATCTATGCTACTGGCACGAATGCGTGCCCTGCTGCGGCGAGGACAGACCGATTTGTCACCTACTTTCCTGACCTGGGAGCATCTTTGCGTTAATCCGGTTTCAGCGGAAGTGACCTATCGAGGGCAACTCCTCCCATTGTCGCCGAAGGAATACGCATTACTGGGTTTGTTCCTGCGCCATCCTCATCGCGTCTTCAGCCGGAATAATATTATCGATCGCCTCTGGTCGATCGACGCTTCTCCCGGTGAGGCAACCGTCACCAATTTAGTGAAGGATTTGCGACGAAAGTTGAAAGCTGCCGGAATGCAGACAGAGTTGCTGGATACAATTTACGGGATGGGATATCGGCTCAGAATGCCTCTAGAGCAGCATAATGCAGCATCAAATCAGACTCAGCAAGTTCAGACTCGGCAAGTTGAGCATGAACGTAAAGGGACGAAAGAAAGTAAAAGTAAATTGAACCATCAGAAGGATCTAAAGGCGATCGCTAAGGTTCTAGACAAGTATCAAAACACTTTTCGAGAACGAGTGGCGGCACTGGAGCAAGTGAGGGCAGCGATCCAGACCGGAAGCTTGGCTCTAGCCCAACAGCAAAGCCTTGCTCAAGAAGCGCACCGATTGGCAGGAACGTTAGGCTCCTTCGGCTACGAGAGAGGGTCGCACGTGGCTAAATCGCTCGAAAAACTGCTGGAGCAGTATCCCCTAGCCCTAGTCCAAGTCTCTCAAATTAACAGTCTGATCTCTGAGCTAACCCAGGAACTTGCTAAACCTGCTACCTCGTTGAGCGATTACCTCAAAGAGGAAACTGCTTCGCATCGACTGCCGCCAGCCCCTCGGCTTCCGGTTGTCCTGGTCATAGGTACAGATATCGCTTTTGTTGAACAGCTTCGACGAGATGCCTCGAATTGGAACCTTAAAGTTCAAACCGTAATGGATACAGCAGTCATTCGGCAAGTCATTCAGCATCAGATCAAGCAGGAAACCCCTCAAGCAATTGTGCTGCATCTACAGGAATCCCTCGAAGCGGGACTTTACCTGATCAAGACCCTCACAGCCCAGTTTCCAACCGTACCGATTCTCGTCATCACAGAGCAGGATCGGCTGGGCAATCGCGTGATTCTGTCTCGATTGGGCATTAAGCGATTTTTGCATAAGCCGATCGCAACCGCTGAAGTCTTCCAGGCGATCGAGCAAGTGCTGACAAACTCTCAGGCGACGGATGCTATAGTCATGGTTTTAGACGACGATCCGCTGCTGCTGGATACGGTATTCGATCTATTACAGCCCTGGGGAATGCAGGTGACAACACTGCAAGAGCCAGAACAGTTCTGGACTGTTTTAACGGCTACGCAGCCCGATCTACTGGTGCTGGATGTGGAAATGCCAACCTTTAATGGGATTGATTTGTGTCGAGTGGTGCGGCAGGACCCCCAGTGGGGCAATTTACCGATTCTGGTTGTGACGGCTCATACCGATATCGCCTCTATTCATCAAGTGTTTGCGGCGGGAGCCGATGATTTTATTGGCAAACCCGTTGCTGGTCCAGAACTGGTGACGCGAGTAATCAGCCGAATCGATCGATCGCGCCTTCAGCAGGAGCTTGAGACCATGAAGCGGAGCGTGACATGA
- a CDS encoding amidohydrolase — protein sequence MSFFRNVFPKQWMKRGGLLILGAIAFSLLLLFKMPFHLPFLGSQPAQAQRTFQGTPAAKPAYYERLLSVVDRDGDRLINIFKDIHQNPELGFMETRTAEIIAKELRSLGYEVKTGIGKTGVVGILRNGEGPKVMYRADMDALPVQETTGLPYASTKRVEMEDGDDRYVMHACGHDSHVVWMLGLAKAMAELRSDWKGTLILVAQPAEEGVAGARAMVEDGLYTRHGVPVPDFLLGMHSAPGPTGLIASAPGVQTAGSDPIDILFKGVGGHGSSPHLAKDPIVMAAHAITQYQTIVARAIDPKEAAVITVGSVQAGEANNVIPGEALLKLSLRWFSPEVRQTMLTGIQAVNQSIARAYGMPEDQLPTITTKGGTTPMVNDASVINRINPQLANLVGADRLITQFEGTTGSEDVHLLKGDNQNIQFGFVFVGVAEPNLFAKALAEGKQVPFSNHNSNFQVDLNAIPLGTKVASVMTIELLQN from the coding sequence ATGTCATTCTTCCGTAATGTTTTCCCTAAGCAGTGGATGAAGCGAGGGGGTCTACTAATTCTAGGAGCGATCGCCTTTAGTTTGCTTTTGCTGTTCAAGATGCCCTTTCATCTACCTTTTCTGGGATCACAGCCTGCCCAGGCACAGAGAACCTTTCAAGGCACTCCCGCCGCTAAACCCGCCTATTACGAGCGGCTGCTGTCGGTAGTCGATCGGGATGGCGATCGGCTAATCAATATTTTCAAAGATATTCATCAAAATCCTGAACTGGGATTTATGGAAACGCGCACCGCAGAGATCATCGCGAAGGAACTGCGATCGCTCGGCTATGAGGTGAAAACGGGGATCGGCAAAACAGGCGTGGTTGGGATTCTGCGAAATGGTGAGGGTCCCAAGGTGATGTACCGGGCGGATATGGATGCACTCCCTGTGCAGGAAACCACTGGACTACCCTATGCCAGCACGAAGCGAGTTGAAATGGAAGATGGGGACGATCGCTATGTGATGCACGCCTGTGGTCACGATTCCCACGTGGTCTGGATGCTGGGACTGGCAAAGGCAATGGCAGAGCTGCGATCGGACTGGAAGGGGACGCTGATTCTGGTGGCACAACCCGCAGAGGAGGGAGTTGCAGGCGCAAGGGCAATGGTGGAGGATGGTCTGTACACCCGTCATGGTGTTCCCGTTCCTGACTTTCTGCTGGGGATGCACAGTGCCCCGGGTCCAACTGGATTGATCGCCAGCGCACCGGGTGTTCAAACCGCAGGCAGCGATCCGATCGACATTTTGTTTAAAGGAGTCGGGGGACACGGTTCCTCACCCCATCTGGCAAAAGATCCGATCGTGATGGCTGCCCATGCGATTACGCAGTATCAAACGATCGTGGCACGGGCGATCGATCCAAAGGAGGCGGCAGTGATTACCGTCGGCTCGGTGCAGGCAGGCGAAGCAAATAACGTGATTCCGGGCGAGGCACTGCTGAAGCTGAGTTTGCGCTGGTTTAGTCCAGAGGTGCGGCAAACCATGCTCACGGGCATTCAGGCGGTGAATCAGTCGATCGCCCGCGCCTATGGAATGCCGGAAGATCAGCTCCCCACGATTACAACCAAGGGGGGAACTACACCGATGGTCAACGATGCATCGGTGATCAATCGGATCAATCCTCAGTTAGCAAACCTGGTGGGAGCCGACAGACTGATCACGCAATTCGAGGGAACAACCGGCTCAGAGGATGTGCATCTGCTGAAGGGTGACAATCAAAACATTCAGTTTGGCTTTGTCTTTGTTGGCGTTGCGGAACCGAATCTATTTGCTAAAGCACTCGCAGAGGGCAAACAGGTTCCCTTCTCCAACCACAACAGCAACTTCCAGGTTGATCTGAATGCCATTCCGCTTGGCACGAAGGTCGCCAGTGTCATGACAATCGAACTGCTGCAAAATTAG
- a CDS encoding linear amide C-N hydrolase — protein MNTAVRKILAIAALVSLQVPVLVDAVEACTRVIYKGPNDTVLTGRTMDFSLPIPANLWIFPRGMQRNGEVGPNSIQWTSKYGSVIASSWDMGTPDGMNEKGLVANLLWLVQSQYPSFDPNGNQAGLTIGAWAQYVLDNFATVAEAVEALRQEEFVVVTDVIPGTDKLTTVHLSISDPTGDSAIFEYIGGRLVIHHSPSYTVMTNDPIFEEQLAINEYWQNIPGNVFLPGTNRATDRFVRASYYLNAIPQTDDPRIAVASVFSVIRNTSVPYGISIEGFPNLATTQWRTVADQKNLVYYFETAITPNTFWVDLKKVNFSENSGTRVLRLTNGETHAGEVSSEFVRSEPFRFQGL, from the coding sequence GTGAATACAGCAGTCAGAAAAATTTTGGCGATCGCCGCCCTTGTTTCGCTCCAAGTTCCCGTCCTCGTCGATGCCGTAGAAGCCTGTACCAGGGTGATCTACAAAGGACCGAACGATACCGTTTTGACGGGGCGCACGATGGACTTTTCCCTGCCTATCCCGGCGAATCTTTGGATTTTTCCCAGAGGGATGCAGCGAAATGGTGAGGTCGGACCCAACTCTATTCAGTGGACTTCAAAATACGGCAGCGTGATTGCGAGTTCCTGGGACATGGGTACGCCAGACGGCATGAATGAAAAGGGACTGGTAGCGAACTTGCTTTGGCTTGTGCAGTCACAGTATCCCTCTTTTGATCCAAACGGGAATCAGGCGGGACTGACGATCGGTGCCTGGGCGCAGTATGTCCTCGATAACTTTGCGACGGTTGCGGAAGCGGTTGAGGCACTGAGGCAAGAGGAATTTGTGGTGGTCACGGATGTCATTCCTGGAACGGACAAATTGACCACGGTGCATCTTTCTATTTCCGACCCAACGGGCGACAGTGCCATCTTCGAGTACATTGGCGGTCGATTGGTGATCCACCACAGCCCGTCCTACACGGTGATGACCAACGATCCGATCTTTGAGGAACAGCTCGCTATTAACGAATACTGGCAAAACATTCCCGGAAATGTGTTTCTGCCGGGAACGAATCGGGCGACCGACCGCTTTGTGAGAGCGAGCTACTATCTCAACGCAATTCCCCAAACCGATGATCCCCGAATTGCGGTGGCAAGCGTGTTTAGCGTCATTAGAAATACCTCTGTGCCTTATGGCATCTCGATCGAGGGGTTTCCCAACCTCGCAACGACGCAGTGGCGAACGGTCGCTGATCAGAAAAATCTGGTTTATTATTTTGAGACCGCCATCACTCCAAACACATTTTGGGTCGATTTGAAAAAGGTTAACTTCAGCGAAAACAGTGGAACCAGGGTGCTGAGGTTAACCAACGGAGAAACCCATGCAGGAGAAGTTTCTTCCGAATTTGTGCGTTCAGAGCCGTTTAGGTTTCAAGGTTTATAA